Proteins co-encoded in one Pyxidicoccus xibeiensis genomic window:
- a CDS encoding heavy metal translocating P-type ATPase, giving the protein MSHSHSHPHLHGGPTPPPPTSEEAHAIDPICGMKVDPRAPKGGSLEHEGRTFYFCNAKCRERFRADPARYLTPAQAEPPPAPAAPGTLYVCPMDPEVRQDHPGACPKCGMALEPESPPTLEARVEYVCPMHPEVVREGPGSCPICGMALEPRTVLPDQAPDPELQSMRLRFRVGLGLTVPLLVLAMSDMIPGQPVQHAVPASVLAWAQLVLATPVVLWGGWPFFQRGWASVRNRHLNMFTLIALGTGAAYLFSVFATLLPDVLPHGLRTGHGGSAPLYFEAAAVIVTLVALGQVLELRARHATSGALRALLSLAPAVARRVRDDGHEDDVPLTHVHVGDRLRVRPGEKVPVDGVVLEGASAVDESMVTGESLPVEKTPGEKVTGGTVNGTGSLVMRAERVGKDTLLSRIVQRVSEAQRTRAPIQRLADKVAAVFVPVVIVVAVVTAVVWGVWGPEPRLAHALVNAVAVLIIACPCALGLATPMSVMVGTGRGAQAGVLIRDAAALERLEAVDTLVVDKTGTLTEGKPKLVSVVPAAGLDEARLLALAASLERGSEHPLAAAIVEGAKERGVPLSKVEDFRSHTGQGVTGRVDGAVVALGNAALMTTQGAGAGELGARAEALRGEGQTVVLVAVDGRMAGLLGVADPVKASTPEALELLRAEGLRVVMLTGDSETTAQAVARRLGISDVIAGVLPEAKGDVVRRLQREGRVVAMAGDGVNDAPALAQADVGIAMGTGTDIAMESAGVTLVKGDLRAIARARRLSRGTLGNIRQNLFFAFIYNLLGVPLAAGVLYPFFGLLLSPIFASAAMSLSSVSVIANALRLRKLGL; this is encoded by the coding sequence ATGTCCCACTCCCATTCGCACCCGCACCTGCACGGCGGTCCCACGCCGCCTCCCCCCACGAGCGAGGAGGCGCATGCCATCGACCCCATCTGCGGCATGAAGGTGGACCCACGTGCCCCGAAGGGCGGCAGCCTGGAGCACGAGGGCCGCACCTTCTACTTCTGCAACGCGAAGTGCCGGGAGCGCTTCCGCGCGGACCCGGCGCGCTACCTCACGCCCGCGCAGGCCGAGCCGCCCCCCGCGCCCGCGGCCCCCGGCACGCTGTACGTGTGCCCCATGGACCCGGAGGTGCGGCAGGACCACCCGGGGGCCTGCCCGAAGTGCGGCATGGCGCTGGAGCCCGAGTCCCCGCCCACGCTCGAGGCGCGCGTCGAGTACGTGTGCCCCATGCACCCGGAGGTGGTGCGCGAGGGGCCGGGGAGCTGCCCCATCTGCGGCATGGCGCTGGAGCCGCGCACCGTGCTGCCCGATCAGGCGCCGGACCCCGAGCTCCAGTCCATGCGGCTGCGCTTCCGCGTGGGCCTGGGGCTCACCGTGCCGCTGCTCGTGCTGGCCATGTCGGACATGATTCCCGGGCAGCCCGTGCAGCACGCGGTGCCCGCGTCGGTGCTGGCGTGGGCGCAATTGGTGCTGGCCACGCCGGTGGTGCTCTGGGGCGGCTGGCCCTTCTTCCAGCGTGGGTGGGCCTCGGTGCGCAACCGGCACCTCAACATGTTCACGCTCATCGCGCTGGGCACGGGCGCGGCGTACCTCTTCAGCGTCTTCGCCACGCTGCTGCCTGACGTGCTGCCGCACGGGCTGCGCACGGGGCATGGGGGCTCGGCGCCGCTCTACTTCGAGGCCGCCGCCGTCATCGTCACCCTGGTGGCGCTGGGACAGGTGCTGGAGCTGCGGGCCCGGCACGCCACCTCGGGAGCGCTGCGCGCGCTGCTGAGCCTGGCGCCCGCCGTGGCGCGCCGCGTGCGCGACGACGGGCACGAGGACGACGTGCCGCTCACGCACGTCCACGTGGGGGACCGGCTGCGCGTGCGCCCCGGTGAGAAGGTGCCGGTGGACGGCGTGGTGCTGGAGGGCGCCAGCGCGGTGGACGAGTCCATGGTGACGGGCGAGTCCCTCCCGGTGGAGAAGACGCCGGGCGAGAAGGTGACGGGCGGCACGGTGAATGGCACGGGCTCGCTGGTGATGCGGGCGGAGCGGGTGGGGAAGGACACGCTGCTGTCGCGCATCGTCCAGCGGGTGAGCGAGGCGCAGCGCACCCGTGCGCCGATTCAGCGGCTGGCGGACAAGGTGGCGGCGGTCTTCGTCCCGGTGGTCATCGTGGTGGCGGTGGTGACGGCGGTGGTGTGGGGCGTGTGGGGCCCGGAGCCCCGGCTGGCGCATGCGCTGGTCAACGCGGTGGCGGTGCTCATCATCGCCTGCCCGTGCGCGCTGGGCCTGGCCACGCCCATGTCCGTGATGGTGGGCACGGGGCGGGGTGCACAGGCGGGAGTCCTCATCCGCGACGCGGCGGCGCTGGAGCGACTGGAGGCGGTGGACACGCTGGTGGTGGACAAGACGGGCACGCTCACGGAGGGCAAGCCGAAGCTGGTGTCGGTGGTGCCGGCGGCGGGGCTCGACGAGGCACGCCTGCTGGCGTTGGCCGCGAGCCTGGAGCGCGGCAGCGAGCACCCGCTGGCGGCAGCCATCGTGGAGGGCGCGAAGGAGCGGGGCGTCCCGCTGTCGAAGGTGGAGGACTTCCGCTCGCACACGGGGCAGGGCGTCACGGGGCGGGTGGACGGTGCCGTGGTGGCGCTGGGGAACGCGGCGCTGATGACCACGCAGGGCGCGGGCGCGGGCGAGCTGGGGGCCCGTGCAGAGGCGCTGCGCGGCGAGGGCCAGACGGTGGTGCTGGTGGCGGTGGACGGGCGGATGGCGGGGCTGCTCGGCGTGGCGGACCCGGTGAAGGCGTCCACGCCGGAGGCGCTGGAGTTGCTGCGCGCGGAGGGCCTGCGCGTGGTGATGCTCACGGGGGACAGTGAGACGACGGCGCAGGCGGTGGCGCGGCGGCTGGGCATCTCCGACGTCATCGCCGGGGTGCTGCCGGAGGCGAAGGGCGACGTGGTGCGGAGGCTCCAGCGGGAGGGGCGGGTGGTGGCCATGGCGGGTGACGGCGTCAACGACGCGCCCGCGCTGGCGCAGGCGGACGTGGGCATCGCGATGGGGACGGGGACGGACATCGCGATGGAGAGCGCGGGCGTCACGCTGGTGAAGGGAGACCTGCGGGCCATCGCCCGGGCGCGGAGGCTGAGCCGGGGCACGCTGGGCAACATCCGGCAGAACCTCTTCTTCGCCTTCATCTACAACCTGCTGGGGGTGCCGCTGGCGGCGGGCGTGCTGTATCCGTTCTTCGGCCTGCTGCTCAGTCCCATCTTCGCCAGCGCGGCGATGAGCCTCTCGTCGGTGTCGGTCATCGCCAACGCGCTCCGGCTGCGGAAGCTGGGGCTGTAG
- a CDS encoding RNA polymerase sigma factor, giving the protein MSTAEASVESATDEAVVQALVGNHRQFLGFLERRVGSRAVAEELLQAAFVKTLEKGGALHDGEGAVTWFYRLLRNALVDHYRKQAAEGRALEREAREATEASEDPELKTAVCACVGELLPTLKPEYAELVRKVDLEERGVPDVAREAGITANNAGVRLHRARQALKKQLERSCGTCASHGCLDCSCKKSRA; this is encoded by the coding sequence ATGAGCACGGCGGAGGCCAGCGTGGAGTCGGCGACGGACGAGGCCGTGGTGCAGGCGCTGGTGGGCAATCACCGCCAGTTCCTCGGCTTCCTGGAGCGGCGCGTGGGGAGCCGGGCCGTAGCGGAGGAGTTGCTCCAGGCGGCCTTCGTGAAGACCCTGGAGAAGGGCGGGGCGCTGCACGACGGTGAGGGCGCGGTGACGTGGTTCTACCGGCTGCTGCGCAACGCGCTGGTGGACCACTACCGCAAGCAGGCCGCGGAAGGACGCGCGCTGGAGCGCGAGGCCCGTGAGGCCACGGAGGCCAGCGAGGACCCGGAGCTGAAGACCGCCGTGTGCGCCTGCGTGGGAGAGCTGCTGCCCACGCTGAAGCCCGAGTACGCGGAGCTGGTGCGCAAGGTGGACCTGGAGGAGCGCGGCGTGCCGGACGTGGCGCGGGAGGCGGGCATCACCGCCAACAACGCGGGCGTGCGACTGCACCGGGCCCGGCAGGCGCTGAAGAAGCAGCTGGAGCGGAGCTGTGGCACCTGTGCCTCGCACGGCTGCCTGGACTGCTCGTGCAAGAAGTCCCGCGCCTGA
- a CDS encoding cupredoxin domain-containing protein, whose translation MGKRIIAVVMAAGLVAACSKKDAPAEAPAPSATQAKPHDEAVPHSHDGTAPHAHAAAQPHAHISPHGGLVESTQRGHMELVATRGGSYRVYLLDEDLNVRPVEGASGSVKVAKSGYPDVKLAPAGDHLAGQGPEHSDEHLTMVVTVVVGGKPEVARFAAHLEAHGHGPAGTSAPTMQAHDHTPLHGGIVAMSGETHLEVLSLRSGEVRVWVTDAFRRPVSLEGKKGTVEVAGTSAPLVPSGEFLTGRLPPAEGEREVTVRLPMPDDPEYFIGFLLTPVDAPKAPTTAAAKDGAVQEVTITVQGGYQPSEVTLKQGVPARLRFVRKDSGGCGDVLRIPDFSIQQPLPGLTETVVAFVPDKVGTFTFTCGMEMMKGTLVVR comes from the coding sequence ATGGGGAAGCGAATCATCGCGGTGGTGATGGCGGCGGGGCTGGTGGCCGCGTGCAGCAAGAAGGACGCGCCCGCCGAGGCACCTGCACCGTCGGCCACGCAGGCGAAGCCGCACGACGAAGCGGTGCCTCACTCGCACGATGGGACGGCGCCGCACGCTCACGCCGCGGCGCAGCCTCATGCCCATATCTCGCCGCATGGCGGGCTGGTGGAGTCCACCCAGCGCGGGCACATGGAGCTGGTGGCGACGCGTGGAGGCTCCTATCGCGTCTACCTGCTGGATGAGGACCTCAACGTACGTCCGGTGGAGGGCGCGAGCGGCTCGGTGAAGGTGGCGAAGAGCGGCTACCCGGACGTGAAGCTGGCTCCCGCGGGAGACCACCTCGCGGGCCAGGGGCCGGAGCACTCGGACGAGCACCTGACCATGGTGGTGACGGTGGTGGTCGGCGGGAAGCCCGAGGTGGCGCGCTTCGCCGCGCACCTGGAGGCGCACGGACACGGGCCCGCGGGCACCTCGGCTCCGACGATGCAGGCGCACGACCACACGCCGCTGCACGGCGGCATCGTGGCGATGAGCGGCGAGACCCACCTGGAGGTGCTGTCCCTGAGGTCCGGCGAGGTGCGAGTCTGGGTGACGGACGCCTTTCGCCGGCCGGTGTCGCTGGAGGGGAAGAAGGGCACGGTGGAGGTGGCGGGGACGTCGGCGCCGCTGGTGCCGTCGGGAGAGTTCCTCACCGGCAGGCTGCCTCCCGCCGAGGGCGAGCGCGAGGTGACGGTGCGCCTGCCCATGCCGGATGACCCGGAGTACTTCATCGGCTTCCTGCTGACGCCCGTGGACGCACCGAAGGCACCCACGACGGCGGCGGCGAAGGATGGCGCGGTGCAGGAGGTGACCATCACCGTGCAGGGGGGCTACCAGCCCAGCGAGGTGACGCTGAAGCAGGGCGTGCCCGCGCGCCTGCGCTTCGTGCGCAAGGACTCGGGCGGGTGCGGTGACGTGCTCCGCATCCCCGACTTCAGCATCCAGCAGCCGCTGCCCGGGCTGACGGAGACGGTGGTGGCGTTCGTCCCGGACAAGGTGGGCACGTTCACCTTCACCTGCGGCATGGAGATGATGAAGGGCACGCTGGTGGTGCGATGA
- a CDS encoding GIY-YIG nuclease family protein: MGTVAPLSFQECKVRASLLLKELCSQDAARSRRAAERLLTLPVFASLSPAELLSRRDSVQRKHVLALIAREQGFASWVDLKAAREAEAASSVDFEALLSRVGGVFLNRWFNTYDEALASLRREGGYLVPFRQQFFVCGPDVLTALGVDLADPDWALAGPDWLAPKNGAAHDRLASRLTRLAEASRALKRAPSLSRRKAPMSSNEAPMSPPPQPGGGKPTRAELKRAYKEKPPPMGVFAVRNRANGKVLVGTSMNIPGMLNRIRFELTTGMGRFPELLEDWRRYGADSFSFDVLDVLEPSEEPGADPKEELKVLEALWLDRLKPYGDAGYNKPPPA, encoded by the coding sequence ATGGGAACCGTCGCACCGCTCTCCTTCCAGGAATGCAAGGTCCGCGCATCGCTCCTGCTCAAGGAGCTGTGCTCGCAGGACGCTGCGCGCTCCAGGCGGGCGGCCGAGCGGCTGCTCACGCTGCCCGTCTTCGCGTCCCTGTCGCCGGCCGAGCTGCTGTCCCGACGGGACTCGGTGCAGCGCAAGCATGTGCTGGCGCTCATCGCCCGGGAGCAGGGCTTCGCCTCCTGGGTGGACTTGAAGGCCGCGCGCGAGGCGGAGGCCGCGTCCAGCGTGGACTTCGAGGCGCTGCTGTCCCGCGTCGGCGGCGTCTTCCTCAACCGCTGGTTCAACACCTACGACGAAGCACTGGCCTCGCTGCGACGGGAGGGCGGCTACCTCGTCCCCTTCCGGCAGCAGTTCTTCGTCTGCGGGCCCGACGTGCTGACGGCACTGGGCGTGGACCTGGCGGACCCCGACTGGGCACTGGCGGGTCCCGACTGGCTGGCGCCGAAGAACGGGGCCGCCCATGACCGGCTCGCATCGCGCCTCACGCGTCTCGCCGAAGCCTCTCGCGCTTTGAAGCGCGCTCCCTCTCTCTCACGCAGGAAGGCACCCATGTCGTCGAATGAAGCGCCCATGTCCCCGCCGCCGCAGCCGGGCGGCGGCAAGCCCACGCGCGCCGAGCTGAAGCGCGCCTACAAGGAGAAGCCGCCCCCCATGGGAGTGTTCGCCGTGCGCAACCGCGCCAATGGCAAGGTCCTGGTGGGGACCAGCATGAACATCCCGGGCATGCTCAACCGCATCCGCTTCGAGCTGACCACCGGCATGGGGCGCTTCCCCGAGCTGCTGGAGGACTGGAGGCGCTACGGCGCCGACAGCTTCTCCTTCGACGTGCTCGATGTGCTGGAGCCCTCCGAGGAGCCCGGTGCGGACCCGAAGGAGGAGCTGAAGGTGCTGGAGGCGCTCTGGCTGGACCGGCTCAAGCCCTACGGTGACGCGGGCTACAACAAGCCCCCGCCAGCGTGA